The proteins below come from a single Amphiura filiformis chromosome 15, Afil_fr2py, whole genome shotgun sequence genomic window:
- the LOC140170797 gene encoding uncharacterized protein — translation MADYSEQTASATNEAENTGVEHNTSESSKSILYPVDRLVSDNNIAPSTDADDTDNSNLVLRCQFCKRHVQCIDDKITTLHIYGESSQPDHPHHAIQALNCSRCNHKTIGVKLCQRWWQLDEALKTATPRADGFYPVSASLNDHVGVLCTWSIPVLDSLYIRKEYRGREHGLQVLQDYLAMYDEGPIGIAQPCSKPFIKVCHNYLKKHPEDRSRLWLCTPPGDEDNRVSLWRHSKKVIKQSEKNSATPTTSSTTSPQMSSLVSPPSTSSFPTTSLLETLASVSESRRLAEDAEANATNVVDSGVSEGVKSDATSGGDGNVQSRRQEDVGDGVSSASSCQNNCKDEHQLGVRCQGCMVKSPGHQNECFNGQSENNLAFGAKDGSCHADSSEALANFSEESGRREESYQKTEERMDIEMQNIASSSSVLYETDDAHMTLHEAETTAMDLSAKRPKVVDKEAQQNSSEKSNGDARKREVDSSIISADDDRSVGGGHSNCAADGDSSKVSPDQQLPVGNGDLLKKPFTQTKSDLTTGWCRACSY, via the exons ATGGCCGATTATTCAGAGCAGACGGCGTCCGCGACTAATGAAGCGGAAAACACAG GTGTTGAGCATAATACAAGTGAATCTAGTAAGTCCATCCTGTATCCAGTAGATCGTCTTGTGAGTGATAATAACATAGCTCCCAGCACTGATGCTGATGACACAGATAACTCAAACCTTGTGTTAAGATGTCAATTTTGTAAGAGACAT GTGCAATGTATCGATGACAAGATCACAACTCTTCATATCTACGGTGAATCATCTCAGCCAGATCATCCACATCATGCCATACAGGCTCTCAACTGCTCACGGTGTAACCACAAAA CTATTGGTGTAAAACTATGTCAACGATGGTGGCAGCTTGACGAGGCATTGAAAACAGCCACACCAAGAGCAGATGGCTTTTATCCGGTGA GTGCTTCTTTAAATGACCATGTAGGTGTACTGTGCACATGGTCCATACCAGTGTTAGATAGTCTGTACATAAGGAAAGAGTACCGTGGACGTGAGCATGGTCTACAGGTGCTGCAGGATTACCTTGCTATGTATGATGAAGGACCAATCGGGATAGCTCAACCATGCTCAAAACCATTTATTAAAG TTTGTCACAACTATCTGAAGAAACATCCTGAAGACCGCTCCAGACTTTGGCTTTGTACACCACCCGGAGATGAAGACAACAGGGTCAGTCTGTGGAGACACTCCAAAAAAGTCATCAAGCAGTCGGAGAAAAACTCTGCAACACCCACCACCTCATCAACAACTTCACCACAGATGTCATCATTAGTGTCCCCTCCGAGTACCTCATCCTTTCCCACAACGTCACTCCTGGAGACGCTGGCAAGTGTGTCGGAATCAAGACGACTGGCAGAAGACGCCGAGGCAAATGCCACTAATGTAGTGGACAGTGGTGTCAGTGAAGGGGTGAAAAGCGATGCCACCTCTGGTGGTGACGGAAATGTGCAATCAAGGCGGCAAGAAGATGTTGGCGATGGTGTGAGCAGTGCATCATCCTGTCAGAATAATTGCAAGGATGAACACCAGTTGGGTGTCAGATGCCAAGGATGCATGGTGAAATCGCCCGGCCATCAGAACGAGTGTTTTAACGGACAGTCTGAAAATAACTTAGCTTTCGGAGCAAAAGACGGTTCATGTCACGCGGATAGCTCAGAAGCCTTGGCTAATTTCTCTGAGGAAAGCGGTCGTAGGGAAGAGTCATATCAGAAAACAGAAGAGCGAATGGACATTGAAATGCAGAATATTGCCAGTTCGAGCTCTGTGCTATATGAGACAGATGATGCTCATATGACTTTACATGAAGCAGAAACAACAGCAATGGATCTGAGTGCAAAAAGACCAAAAGTTGTTGACAAAGAGGCGCAGCAAAACTCCTCTGAAAAGTCAAACGGGGATGCAAGGAAACGAGAGGTTGATTCCTCTATAATCTCTGCTGATGATGATAGATCTGTAGGTGGTGGTCATAGTAATTGCGCAGCGGATGGTGATAGTAGTAAAGTTAGTCCGGATCAGCAGCTTCCTGTAGGAAATGGCGATTTGTTGAAAAAACCTTTTACGCAAACCAAAAGTGATCTCACAACAGGATGGTGTAGAGCCTGTTCATACTAG
- the LOC140171390 gene encoding pyroglutamyl-peptidase 1-like, translating into MPDKNTVVVTGFGPFGEHEVNASWVAVQELAKMGLSNDVELLVCEIPVIYKDVKERVPLLWKKYDPVLVVHVGVSGIATELTLEQQAHNSGYDKPDVKLMVPSTACCISDGPDCMLSHINMSLVCEEVNQSDCCVKAVVSYNAGRYLCDFTYYTSLSQNCDCAAFIHVPPLGKPYAGNQLAQGLKIAILSMLKQVKGQGALNVLKQVQGQGS; encoded by the exons ATGCCAGATAAGAACACCGTGGTTGTTACAG GTTTTGGGCCATTTGGTGAGCATGAAGTGAATGCTAGCTGGGTGGCTGTACAAGAGTTAGCCAAGATGGGTCTAAGCAATGATGTTGAGTTATTGGTGTGTGAGATACCTGTTATCTACAAAGATGTCAAAGAAAGAGTGCCATTACTATGGAAGAAATATGACCCTGTA cttgttgtcCATGTAGGTGTATCTGGCATAGCTACAGAGTTGACTTTAGAACAGCAAGCACATAACAGTGGGTATGATAAACCTGACGTTAAACTCATGGTACCTAGTACTGCT TGTTGCATATCGGATGGTCCTGACTGCATGTTAAGTCATATCAACATGTCCCTAGTGTGTGAAGAAGTCAACCAATCAGATTGCTGTGTTAAAGCTGTTGTGTCGTATAATGCTGGACG TTATCTATGTGACTTTACCTATTATACATCACTTTCTCAAAACTGCGACTGTGCTGCCTTCATACACGTACCTCCACTAGGAAAGCCTTACGCAGGAAACCAGCTGGCCCAGGGGCTCAAGATAGCTATACTGAGCATGCTCAAACAAGTTAAAGGTCAGGGGGCACTGAACGTGCTTAAACAAGTACAAGGTCAGGGGTCGTGA